A single Kribbella aluminosa DNA region contains:
- a CDS encoding TetR/AcrR family transcriptional regulator: protein MAVTTPARERTRREIVRQAMDLFQAAGYNATSLQDIATAAGCSKATVLYHFSGKPAVLAAVLEPAAADVAALVEQLAEVRRSEAQEFAIRRFTDLAVQHRGVMDVIQDVIPVIENVPEIAGLVADGIQLTEYLAGSDDPLDRDLAKFAVNGLLGECRYPGERTDDELRRLCDTALRRLLLRRA, encoded by the coding sequence ATGGCAGTTACCACCCCAGCCCGGGAGCGGACCAGGCGCGAGATCGTGCGTCAGGCGATGGACCTGTTCCAGGCGGCCGGCTACAACGCGACGTCACTGCAGGACATCGCCACCGCGGCCGGCTGCTCGAAGGCGACGGTGCTGTACCACTTCAGCGGCAAGCCCGCCGTCCTCGCCGCCGTCCTCGAACCCGCCGCCGCGGACGTGGCCGCGCTGGTCGAGCAGCTGGCGGAAGTCCGCCGGTCCGAGGCGCAGGAGTTCGCGATCCGGCGCTTCACCGACCTGGCGGTCCAGCACCGCGGGGTGATGGACGTGATCCAGGACGTCATCCCGGTGATCGAGAACGTGCCGGAGATCGCCGGCCTGGTCGCCGACGGCATCCAGCTCACCGAGTACCTCGCCGGCTCCGACGACCCGCTCGACCGCGACCTCGCCAAGTTCGCCGTAAACGGCCTGCTCGGCGAGTGCCGCTACCCGGGCGAACGCACCGACGACGAACTCCGAAGACTCTGCGACACCGCCCTGCGGAGACTCCTCCTCCGCCGCGCCTGA
- a CDS encoding S1C family serine protease: MVGIDRLSDLAVLRADRDVPDPPEYGDADHLKVGNLVVAVGNPLGLAGSVTAGVVSALGRSLPVRSGAGNRIIEDVIQTDAALNPGNSGGALADGNGRVIGINTAVAGIGLGLAVPMNPTTRRIIYSLLHDGRVRRAYLGLVSTPAPLHPALAERFAQRTALRVVEVIPASPAAAAGLRQGDLVLAVNGVPLRDAQSLQRQLFEDAIARRTELTAIRNNALVDVIAYPAELTD, translated from the coding sequence GTGGTCGGCATCGACCGGCTGTCGGATCTCGCCGTACTGCGGGCCGACCGGGACGTCCCGGATCCGCCGGAGTACGGCGACGCGGACCACCTCAAGGTCGGGAACCTGGTCGTCGCGGTGGGCAACCCGCTGGGTCTGGCGGGCAGCGTGACCGCGGGCGTGGTGAGCGCGCTCGGCCGGTCGTTGCCGGTCCGCAGCGGTGCCGGCAACCGGATCATCGAGGACGTCATCCAGACCGACGCCGCGCTGAACCCGGGCAACTCCGGCGGCGCCCTTGCCGACGGCAACGGCCGGGTGATCGGCATCAACACCGCGGTCGCCGGGATCGGGCTCGGCCTCGCGGTCCCGATGAACCCGACGACCCGCCGGATCATCTACTCGCTGCTCCACGACGGCCGGGTGCGCCGGGCGTACCTCGGTCTGGTGAGTACGCCGGCGCCGTTGCATCCGGCATTGGCCGAGCGCTTCGCCCAGCGCACCGCGCTGCGGGTGGTCGAGGTGATCCCGGCCAGCCCGGCCGCCGCCGCGGGACTTCGGCAGGGTGACCTGGTGCTGGCGGTGAACGGCGTACCGCTGCGGGATGCGCAGTCGTTGCAGCGGCAGTTGTTCGAGGACGCGATCGCGCGGCGTACCGAACTGACGGCGATCCGGAACAACGCGCTGGTCGACGTGATCGCCTATCCCGCGGAGCTCACCGACTGA
- a CDS encoding GNAT family N-acetyltransferase: MSGFAEYRPGAGRQVVDVVVRAAVDADLTRCAELIVSRTGGPVDVRRARLVADLERPDRYTVVAEIDGEVVGYALVLRHQISPTDPPNTAPGGYYLIGLIVAPEHRRHGIGELLTQERIRWTAERADEVYYFANVANGATLDLHLSFGFTEVTRDFSFPNAPLKPGTCVLLRAPISR; encoded by the coding sequence ATGAGCGGATTTGCGGAGTATCGGCCGGGGGCCGGGCGGCAGGTGGTCGACGTTGTGGTGCGGGCGGCGGTGGACGCGGATCTGACCCGGTGTGCCGAGTTGATCGTGTCGCGGACCGGTGGGCCGGTGGACGTACGGCGGGCGCGGCTGGTCGCGGACCTGGAGCGTCCGGACCGGTACACCGTGGTCGCCGAGATCGACGGTGAGGTCGTCGGGTACGCCCTGGTGCTCCGGCACCAGATCTCCCCCACCGACCCACCCAACACGGCCCCCGGCGGGTACTACCTGATCGGGCTGATCGTCGCGCCCGAGCACCGGCGGCACGGGATCGGGGAGCTGCTCACCCAGGAGCGGATCCGCTGGACCGCGGAGCGCGCGGACGAGGTCTACTACTTCGCCAACGTCGCGAACGGCGCAACCCTCGACCTCCACCTGAGCTTCGGGTTCACCGAGGTGACCCGCGACTTCAGCTTCCCGAACGCTCCACTCAAGCCTGGTACCTGCGTACTCCTCCGGGCCCCGATCAGTCGGTGA